Proteins encoded within one genomic window of Agelaius phoeniceus isolate bAgePho1 chromosome 9, bAgePho1.hap1, whole genome shotgun sequence:
- the FFAR4 gene encoding LOW QUALITY PROTEIN: free fatty acid receptor 4 (The sequence of the model RefSeq protein was modified relative to this genomic sequence to represent the inferred CDS: inserted 2 bases in 1 codon), with protein sequence MVDGRVTPRVVQKHCPSPAPRGTPGTSGAAVVVGSAALPLGLVQPPPVGXSCPLATLMPVSRGTPGWNKTYFPFFSDLRGHNVTALRIGESCALVFIFLLSLAGNIWGICLLVRRHRRLCAANCLVLNLFCADLLFITAMPFIAVVRWTESWVLGNFVCHLLFYVVSLSGTVILLSLSAVSLERFVSIARLRHATFRRRKVLAAALLLIWGLAALATLPLCCFFTVVQLPAPAGQDIHICTLDWPSTAGETVWDTTFAIVFFLIPGFIIVISYSKILQITKASRRSLNAGLAYPEHHQIRVSQQDYKLFRALFLLMISFFIMWTPIIVIIFLILVQNFKKDLNILPSVFFWISLFTFANSAVNPILYNVAYFRRKCQEIFLCCTGNPERHRAGTETTARRSNHEQPHLSFITR encoded by the exons ATGGTTGATGGCAGGGTCACACCCAGGGTAGTGCAGAAGCACTGCCCGTCACCTGCTCCCCGTGGCACTCCG GGCACCTCAGGTGCCGCCGTGGTGGTTGGGAGCGCAGCCCTTCCTTTAGGGCTGGTGCAACCACCCCCGGTGGG CTCATGCCCACTGGCCACCCTCATGCCCGTGTCCAGGGGCACACCAGGATGGAATAAGACCTATTTCCCCTTCTTCTCGGACTTGAGGGGCCACAATGTGACGGCCCTGCGCATCGGCGAGTCCTGTGCCCTGGTCTTCATCTTCCTGCTGTCGTTGGCGGGAAACATCTGGGGCATCTGCCTGCTGGTGAGGCGGCACCGCCGGCTCTGCGCCGCCAACTGCCTCGTCCTCAACCTCTTCTGCGCCGACCTGCTCTTCATCACTGCCATGCCCTTCATCGCCGTCGTGCGCTGGACCGAGTCCTGGGTGCTGGGCAACTTCGTTTGCCACCTGCTCTTCTATGTGGTGAGCTTGAGCGGCACCGTCATCCTCCTCTCCCTGTCGGCCGTCAGCCTGGAGCGCTTCGTCAGCATCGCCCGGCTGCGCCACGCCACCTTCCGCCGCCGCAAGGTGCTGGCCGCCGCCTTGCTCCTCATCTGGGGCCTCGCCGCCCTCGCCACCCTCCCGCTCTGCTGCTTCTTCACCGTGGTGCAGCTGCCCGCCCCCGCCGGCCAG GACATTCATATTTGCACCCTGGATtggcccagcactgcaggcGAAACAGTCTGGGACACGACCTTTgccattgttttctttctgataCCGGGATTCATCATTGTCATCAGTTATTCCAAAATCTTACAG ATTACAAAAGCATCAAGAAGAAGTTTAAATGCTGGTTTAGCCTACCCAGAACATCATCAGATTCGTGTTTCCCAGCAAGACTACAAACTATTCCGAGCCCTTTTTCTGTTGATGATCTCTTTCTTCATTATGTGGACTCCAATaatagtaattatttttttaattttagttcaGAACTTCaaaaaagatttaaatattttgccATCAGTTTTCTTCTGGATATCATTATTCACTTTTGCCAACTCTGCTGTCAATCCAATTCTGTATAATGTTGCCTATTTCAGACGTAAATGTCAGGAAATTTTTCTCTGTTGTACAGGGAACCCTGAAAGGCATAGAGCAGGTACAGAAACCACTGCAAGAAGAAGTAACCATGAACAGCCACATTTGTCTTTCATTACCAGATAA
- the RBP4 gene encoding LOW QUALITY PROTEIN: retinol-binding protein 4 (The sequence of the model RefSeq protein was modified relative to this genomic sequence to represent the inferred CDS: inserted 1 base in 1 codon), translated as MRAFWKQEGASHEDLKSAGLATEQGQRPPEPTGVTQEAVMKGPLPAASTSPPPAALPSAGPAAQRVAKAPGVHKAFPAWAXATTINTWALKRLQDQHCLDRMAHTERALPWLLLLSLALMGSSTAERDCRVSSFKVKENFDKTRYSGTWYAMAKKDPEGLFLQDNVVAQFSVDENGQMTATAKGRVRLFNNWDVCADMIGSFTDTEDPAKFKMRYWGVASFLQKGNDDHWVVDTDYDTYALHYSCRQLNADGTCADSYSFVFSRDPKGLPPDALKIVRQRQIDLCLDRKYRVIAHNGENLFSEEFYFRV; from the exons ATGAGAGCCTTTTGGAAGCAAGAGGGAGCCAGTCATGAGGACCTGAAGAG CGCCGGCTTGGCTACAGAGCAGGGTCAAAGACCACCTGAGCCCACGGGTGTTACGCAAGAGGCCGTAATGAAGGGgcccctgcctgcagcatccACCAGCCCGCCTCCCGCTGCCCTCCCCAGTGCTGGCCCTGCGGCTCAGCGGGTTGCGAAAGCCCCAGGAGTACATAAAGcattccctgcctggg ctgccaccaccaTCAACACTTGGGCTCTCAAGAGGCTCCAGGACCAGCACTGTCT ggacaggatggCCCACACAGagagagctctgccctggctgctgctgctgtcactggccttgatgggcagcagcactgcagagcgGGACTGCCGAGTAAGCAGCTTCAAAGTCAAGGAGAACTTCGACAAGACCAGG TACAGTGGCACCTGGTATGCTATGGCAAAAAAAGATCCTGAGGGGCTGTTTCTGCAGGACAATGTCGTAGCCCAGTTCAGCGTAGATGAGAATGGACAAATGACTGCCACTGCAAAGGGCAGAGTCAGACTCTTCAA TAACTGGGATGTCTGTGCTGACATGATCGGCTCTTTCACTGACACAGAGGATCCTGCCAAGTTCAAGATGAGGTACTGGGGAGTTGCCTCTTTTCTGCAGAAAGGAA ATGATGATCACTGGGTAGTGGACACAGATTATGACACATATGCTCTTCATTACTCCTGCCGCCAGCTAAATGCAGATGGCACTTGTGCTGATAGCTACTCCTTTGTGTTCTCCCGGGACCCCAAGGGATTGCCTCCAGATGCACTGAAAATTGTCAGACAAAGGCAGATAGACCTCTGTTTGGACAGGAAATACAGAGTTATCGCTCATAATGGTGAGAACCttttttctgaagaattttATTTCAGGGTTTAA